One genomic region from Lathamus discolor isolate bLatDis1 chromosome 21, bLatDis1.hap1, whole genome shotgun sequence encodes:
- the ACER1 gene encoding alkaline ceramidase 1, which yields MPSIFSYQSAEVDWCEGNFERSQIIAEYYNTISNVSFFILSPVLLYLNRQYCQQRALPLYFVSGLLLCVGIFSTYFHMTLSYVGQLLDELSILWTLAVSYAVWYPRVYFPRCIKSRKHFFWLSGITTVISTFMSFIKPAFNAYALNCIAFHLLYLTRLELKKCNDRRVHQMAKVMVVWWVLAISSWISDRWLCGLWQAINFPYFHSFWHVLIAMSLLYCCPLVIYFDINYEMPKFKPKIGYWPSDSSPVVVPYVILEEPHKQC from the exons ATGCCGAGCATTTTCTCCTACCAGAGTGCTGAAGTCGACTGGTGTGAAGGCAACTTTGAGCGCTCGCAAATCATTGCCGAGTACTACAACACC ATCAGCAATGTAAGCTTCTTCATCCTTTCTCCTGTCCTGCTCTACCTGAACCGGCAGTACTGTCAGCAGCGtgccttgcccttgtatttcgtctCTGGCCTGCTCTTGTGTGTAG GAATCTTCTCCACGTACTTTCACATGACCCTGAGCTACGTGGGACAACTCTTGGATGAGCTCTCCATCCTCTGGACGCTGGCTGTGTCATATGCCGTTTGGTACCCAAGGGTTTACTTCCCCAGGTGCATCAAGAGCAG gaagcatttcttctggTTGAGTGGCATCACCACTGTGATCAGTACCTTCATGTCCTTCATCAAGCCAGCCTTCAATGCCTACGCACTCAACTGCATCGCCTTCCACCTGCTGTACCTGACACGGCTTGAGCTGAAAAA GTGCAATGACAGAAGGGTTCACCAGATGGCCAAGGTCATGGTCGTATGGTGGGTACTGGCCATCAGCAGCTGGATCAGCGACCGGTGGCTCTGTGGACTCTGGCAGGCCATCAACTTCCCCTACTTCCACAGCTTCTG GCATGTGCTGATAGCCATGTCTCTCCTATACTGCTGCCCACTGGTCATCTACTTTGACATCAACTACGAGATGCCAAAGTTCAAGCCAAAGATAGGATATTGGCCCAGCGACTCTTCGCCTGTTGTGGTGCCTTACGTTATCCTGGAGGAACCCCACAAGCAGTGCTAG